The Microcoleus sp. FACHB-831 genome segment AAGTTGTATTGAGTATTCATGGTTTGGAAAGACCCTAATGACGATTAGCGCAAAGATGTATAATTTCTAAAAATCTGGATGGCGGCTGATTTTATCGATCTGATTCCATCAGATTGGCAGAAAGCTACACGAGAATAAATAAAGTTAGGCATACTTGCTTTTAAAAACTAACTTATTGCCTCTTTATCCTGAAGAATTTAACGTAGTAGAAGTTGTATCTATTGTTGTGACTTTTGCAGATTTTTTAAACTTGCGATCGCTAGCTGCGATTCTCCTCAAGTAATGAGAAAAACTGCGTTCAATCTCAACGTGTTGCTTTACTCGTGTAAGATTCTTCCTCCTCTGTGCCAGTTGCAACTGCTTATCCTCGCTGATACGTGAGAATGTCTATAGCGCAGTCAGTATCTTGACAGTATAAATTGCGTTATTCCATCAAACGTCTACCCCAAGAACAGGCTCGCTCTCTCTAAAGGCAGAGTTCTCACCTAAGCGCTTGTGTAATTTTGAATACATTTTGACGCTGGGCGCGATCGCCTGACTGCGGCTCAATTGGGCTAAGGCGACGAAAGAAACAGAATTCATGGGAGCGATCGCAGCGTGAATAATTAGTTGATTTGGCAACGCCCACTTGTGAAATCTGTTCTAGTTTCTCCTAGTTAATTAACCTTGATATAAGCAACCCGCACCCTATTAGCGCTCGCTGCCTTTGGGATGCGGGTTAACTTATTAAAGCTATTTTTTAAAGCTTTCTAATACTTATAGTTACCAGCAGATTCGAGGACAGTCTGCGTTGCTACATCCAGGAATTGTAAGGATAGATTTTTGCCCAAGGCTGCGGCTTGCTTCATACCATCCAGCAGGCTCTTGATTCCCTCAGATTTGACTGCGCTTACAGATATCATATCCACGACAACAGTATCAGTTGCTAATTCCAAAGCTTGCTCTAAAGACTTTCTAAATGCGGGGCTGGTCGAGCAATCTAGACAACCGCTTGGTCTAAGTACAACGGTGGCGGGACGAACTTGGTGTTTGATGGCTTGAGGAACAGGGGCTTTGCTGAAAAAGTTCTTGAGGACGTTCATCGTTATCTCTAGGCCGCGTCTGATTTAGGGAAGAAAAATTTCTATATTGATAGGATGCTATGAAAATCCGATAAGAGATCTGCCAAAAGTCACCCAAGCGCAGTGTTTTGGATCACAACGAGCTATGATTGTCGGCAGTCCCAGTCCTCGATGCGATCGCACCCAATCTGGTAAATTTGCTCAAAACCCCTTGGGGCATATCTCCTACAATGTTTCTCTCGCACAATAAAATATAGTAGTTGTTATTCATAAAGTTAATATTTATTGCGAAAATTATTACTCAAACCTATCGAAGCCCTAATAGCGATTAAAAGCAGGCAATTAAGACAGTACTCAAAAACCCCACGATCGCTCCTTACCAATGACCTTCCTCAAACCCCGTTCTGGATACACGCTACCCGTTTTTGCCTGTGCCGCCGCAGTTGCCGCACTGCGCTGGTTGCGCCACCCTCAACCGCTTGATGCTGTATCAATCGATTTAATCGAACCCGCCGAAACAGTGGAAATTCCTATTGAACAGGTTGCGGGTATCGGCGAGGGAATGGCTTTAGCAATTACCCGCAGCGATCCCGGCGATAATCTCGACCTTACGCGCAATACACCAATCTGGGCTTTGGTGGAATGGGTTAAGGAAGTCCGGAGTCCGGAGTTTGAACCAGAAGCGATCGCCATCAAAGGTGGGGAAGGGATCGGGCGAATGGTTGACGCTGGTGACAAGGCTGCTATCTATGCTTATGCACAGCAGGTATTGCGAGAAAATTTGGGGCGTCTGCTGGAACCAGGGGAAAAAATTCAGGTAACTATTATTTTGCCCGAAGGTCGGGCGCTGGCTCAACGCACTTCTAATGCTGCCTTTGGTGTCTTAGAAGGACTGTCTCTACTGGGAACGAGGGGAATTTCTCAACCTTTAAGTGCTAGTGCAACTCTAGAAGCTTATCAAGAGGAACTGCAACAAAAGGCTAGTAATTTTGATTGTTTGGTGTTCTGCGTGGGGGAAAATGGCTTAGATTTGGCAGCTAAATTAGGTATAAATCCTAGCCAATTGGTCAAGACTGCTAATTGGTTGGGGCCGTTGTTGGTAGCAGCAGGATTTTATAACGTAAAGTCAATATTGTTATTTGGCTATCACGGTAAGCTGATTAAATTGGCGGGTGGAATTTTTCACACTCACCACCACCTTGCTGATGGACGGCTAGAAATTCTTACAGCTTATTGTGCCCAGGTGGGTTTGCCGACTTCTGTGATGCAGACTATTTTTGCACTTCCTACTGCGGAAGGGGGGCTAAAATATTTGCGGGAATTGGATGCCAAAGATGGCACAGATTGGGTCGAGCGGGTTTATGGCGCGATCGCCTCGCGCATCGACCAACGCTCTTCTGAATATATCCGCAACTTGGGCGATCGCGATGTCCTTGTGGGTTCGATAATGTTTGACCGCGATCGCCAAATTGTTGTCAAAAGCAAAATCGCTGCCGCATTACTGTATCAATTGTGTTAGTTTTATAAGAATAGCAATTGCCTTAATAAATCGAAATAAACGGCTTTTTATAGTTTAGTTCCCAGGCCACGTTTTAGCTGTCCAAATCTATCTGTACATTCCCACTATCTACATCAGGAAACAACAACGGTGACTCTACAAACTGAAACACCGCCTCTAATAGAGTATTTGGGGCAACTGAACCGACAAATCATTGTAATTCTCGACTTCGGTTCCCAATACTCCGAACTAATTGCCCGCCGCATTCGCGAGACTCAGGTTTATTCCGAAGTCCTTCCTTATCGCACTAGCGCTGAGGCATTGCGGCAACTGAATCCTAAAGGAATTATTCTCTCTGGGGGGCCTAATTCTGTTTACGACAAAGGCGCTCCCCACTGCGATCCAGAAATTTGGAACCTGGGCATCCCCGTGTTGGGAGTATGCTACGGGATGCAGTTGATGGTACAACAACTGGGCGGGATAGTCGAACGCGCAGATCGGGCTGAGTATGGCAAGGCATCGTTATTTATTGACGATCCCACAGACTTACTCACGAACGTAGAAGATGGTACAACAATGTGGATGAGTCACGGGGACTCATGTAAAGCATTGCCATCTGGGTTTGAAGTGCTGGCACACACGGCGAATACACCCAGCGCCGCGATCGCGCACCACGAGAAAAAACTCTACGGCGTTCAGTTCCATCCTGAAGTCGTCCACTCGCTTGGCGGTATTGCCTTAATCCGCAACTTTGTCTACCACATTTGCGACTGCGAACCTACTTGGACAACTGCCGCATTTGTTGAAGAATCGATTCGAGAAATCCGCGCCAAGGTTGGGGATAAACGAGTGCTGCTGGCTCTTTCCGGTGGCGTTGATTCTTCTACCCTCGCATTTTTGCTGCACAAAGCGATTGGCGACCAACTGACTTGCATGTTCATAGACCAAGGGTTCATGCGAAAGCACGAGCCAGAACGGTTGGTGAAGCTGTTTCAAGAACAATTCCACATCCCTGTGGAGTATGTAAACGCACGCGATCGCTTTTTAACTGCGATCGCTGATATCACAGATCCCGAAGAAAAACGTCGCCGCATCGGTCACGAATTCATCCAGGTATTTGAAACAGAATCAAAACGCCTTGGCCCCTTTGATTACCTCGCTCAAGGTACTCTCTACCCAGATGTTATCGAATCAGCCGATACTAACTTTGACACCAAAACAGGCGAACGAGTAGCTGTCAAAATCAAGAGCCATCACAACGTCGGCGGCTTACCCAAAGATCTGCGTTTTAAGTTAGTCGAACCACTGCGGAAACTCTTTAAAGATGAAGTCCGCAAAGTCGGTCGCTCGATTGGTTTGCCAGAGGAAATTGTACAACGACAACCCTTCCCCGGCCCAGGTTTGGCGATTCGCATTTTGGGAGAAGTCACCGAAGATCGGCTGGATATTTTGAGAGATGCCGACTTAATTGTTCGCCAGGAAATTAACCGCCAGGGAATGTACACCGAGTTGTGGCAAGCCTTTGCCGTTTTGCTACCAATTCGGAGTGTAGGCGTTATGGGCGACCAGCGCACCTATGCTTACCCGATTGTCTTGCGCTTAGTTAAGAGCGAAGATGGCATGACGGCTGATTGGGCGCGAGTTCCTTACGATTTGTTGGAAACTATCTCGAATCGGATTGTAAATGAAGTTCGGGGAGTTAATCGGGTGGTTTACGATATTACTTCCAAGCCGCCTGGAACTATTGAGTGGGAATAAAAGTAGGGTGGGCAGTGCCCACCTTATACCACTATTTAAGTTTTAGTAATAGAGATAATCACTTTATTTCTAAATAGCCTGTTAGCAAATTGCTTTAAAGTTTTACAATATTTAGAATTTCGTCTCGTGTTTGTTCAGGTGACTTATCCTTTGTATAAACAACAAACTTTGCTAGAGCGTGGTTTGAAGGATGCTTAACAAAGTGTTCGTTAAAATCAACTTTATTACTGACTATACCGCCATTGCGTTCGTTTAGTATTTGGATTGATTCTTCTAAATCTGGAGATGGAAGAATCAATACTATATTCCTATAAGGCTGTAAGATTCCTTTTACACGGTGGAAAAGTTTATCGTCTTCATAAACTGAATGACCGCCTCCGAAGTCAATCACGCAGTTTCTATGTTCATACAGTAATCTTTCAACAGCGTAGGCTTCAAATGGCTTCCAATATCTATAAAGCCCAAGGAATCCT includes the following:
- a CDS encoding shikimate kinase, encoding MISDIILIGPIRTGKSTVGKLLAEKLGLPQCSMDELRWGYYKEIHYDEERAQQIKEKAGFLGLYRYWKPFEAYAVERLLYEHRNCVIDFGGGHSVYEDDKLFHRVKGILQPYRNIVLILPSPDLEESIQILNERNGGIVSNKVDFNEHFVKHPSNHALAKFVVYTKDKSPEQTRDEILNIVKL
- the cbiD gene encoding cobalt-precorrin-5B (C(1))-methyltransferase CbiD, which codes for MTFLKPRSGYTLPVFACAAAVAALRWLRHPQPLDAVSIDLIEPAETVEIPIEQVAGIGEGMALAITRSDPGDNLDLTRNTPIWALVEWVKEVRSPEFEPEAIAIKGGEGIGRMVDAGDKAAIYAYAQQVLRENLGRLLEPGEKIQVTIILPEGRALAQRTSNAAFGVLEGLSLLGTRGISQPLSASATLEAYQEELQQKASNFDCLVFCVGENGLDLAAKLGINPSQLVKTANWLGPLLVAAGFYNVKSILLFGYHGKLIKLAGGIFHTHHHLADGRLEILTAYCAQVGLPTSVMQTIFALPTAEGGLKYLRELDAKDGTDWVERVYGAIASRIDQRSSEYIRNLGDRDVLVGSIMFDRDRQIVVKSKIAAALLYQLC
- a CDS encoding STAS domain-containing protein, giving the protein MNVLKNFFSKAPVPQAIKHQVRPATVVLRPSGCLDCSTSPAFRKSLEQALELATDTVVVDMISVSAVKSEGIKSLLDGMKQAAALGKNLSLQFLDVATQTVLESAGNYKY
- the guaA gene encoding glutamine-hydrolyzing GMP synthase, which translates into the protein MTLQTETPPLIEYLGQLNRQIIVILDFGSQYSELIARRIRETQVYSEVLPYRTSAEALRQLNPKGIILSGGPNSVYDKGAPHCDPEIWNLGIPVLGVCYGMQLMVQQLGGIVERADRAEYGKASLFIDDPTDLLTNVEDGTTMWMSHGDSCKALPSGFEVLAHTANTPSAAIAHHEKKLYGVQFHPEVVHSLGGIALIRNFVYHICDCEPTWTTAAFVEESIREIRAKVGDKRVLLALSGGVDSSTLAFLLHKAIGDQLTCMFIDQGFMRKHEPERLVKLFQEQFHIPVEYVNARDRFLTAIADITDPEEKRRRIGHEFIQVFETESKRLGPFDYLAQGTLYPDVIESADTNFDTKTGERVAVKIKSHHNVGGLPKDLRFKLVEPLRKLFKDEVRKVGRSIGLPEEIVQRQPFPGPGLAIRILGEVTEDRLDILRDADLIVRQEINRQGMYTELWQAFAVLLPIRSVGVMGDQRTYAYPIVLRLVKSEDGMTADWARVPYDLLETISNRIVNEVRGVNRVVYDITSKPPGTIEWE